CTCTGTTGATGGCCAGGGTCAGTTCGCCGATCATCTCGCCGGCATGCCGGGATACAATAGTCGCACCCAGAATCCGGTCGGTCCCCTTCTTCAGAAGCACCCTCGCAAATCCCTCGGTTTCCCCGTCCATCCAGGCCCTGTCCACCGCGCTCATGGGGACGGTCAGGGTGGTTACCTCTATCCCCCTTGCCTGTGCTTCCTGTTCGTACAATCCTGCATGAGCCAGCTCCGGAGAGGTGTAGGTACACCAGGATATAACGTTGTTCAGACTGCGTCGCTGCATGGGGAGCAGGGCATTTGCAACAAGAGTGCGCGCCTGGGCTTCAGCAGTATGGGTGAACTTGTAAATCGAGCAGACATCCCCGGCGGCAAAAATTTTCCGGTTGCTGGTTCTCAGACAGGCATCGACTTTGATGCCCGACCGGGGATGGTAGTGCACGCCGGCTTTTTCGAGATGAAGATTATTCAGGTTGGGGGCCCGTCCGACGGCGACCAGGATGGCGTCGACCGCCAGTTCGGATTCCCCGCCGTTGCGGCTGTAAAGCACTGCTTTTTCACCCTCTCGCGCGAAAACCCGCGAAATTCGGGAATGAAACAGCAGGCGTATCCCTTCCGCTTCGAACGCCCTTTGAACCACCTCCGAAGCGTCCCTGTCCTCGCGGGGAAGCAGCCGGGGGCCGGGTTCCAGCAGAGTCACTGCGCTGCCGAGACGGGAGAAAACCTGAGCCAGCTCACAGCCGATGGCGCCCGCTCCGATCACCGCCAGGCGTCGGGGAAGGGCAGTGAGGGAAAAGACCGTTTCGCTGGTCAGAAAGCCGGTCTCATCCAACCCGGGAATCGAAGGAACGGCTGCCCTGGCACCGGTACAGATGGCCGCCTTTTTGAAGCGCAAAAGACTTTGATCGACCTCGATCGTGTCGGGACCGCGGAAAAGGCCCTGACCGAAAAACAGATCGATCCCCAATTCCCGGCTTAAGAGATGAGCCGAATCGTTGACGCTCAGACCGGCTCGCACGATCTGCATGCGTTCCATAACCTTTGTAAATTCGGGTTTCTGATCGTTATCGGTCACGCCGAAGAGTTTCGCGCTGCGGACGTTGTGAGCGGCCCGGGCACAGCCGATCAGGGTCTTGGATGGCACGCAGCCCAGATTGAGGCAATCCCCCCCCAAAAGATTGCTTTCCACGAGGGCGACCTTCGCGCCGAGTTCGGCAGCTGTGCGGGACGCAACCAGTCCGGCGGGACCGCCGCCGATCACCACCAGGTTGTAGCATTTTGCCGGCTTCGGGTTTTGCCAGCCCTGCGGGTGGATGTTTTCCAGCAGGGCGCGATCGTTGTCGTTGCCGGGAAGAATGAAAGCTTCTGGCTGCATCGGGTCTTTTCCTTCAGGGGATGGGTAATCGGAAGGAGTATACTGAATTGTCGGACCGGAGCAAGTTTCGGAAATCTTTGAAAGGCTGCAGGATTCACCGCTTGCGGCGGAATATGTCGCTTTTAAGGCTCGATACCCGATCCAGAAAGAGAAATCCGTCCAGATGATCGATTTCATGTTGAATGGCAATCGCTTCGAATCCCGTAGCCCTGATGACCTGGAGCTGTCCCCTGCGGTCGAAAAACTGCACCAGGATCTCTTCTGCACGGGTCACGTTGCCGGTATAGTCGGGAACGCTCATGCACCCCTCCCGCAGGGTTCTTGATCCCGCCTTTTCCAGGATTTCGGGATTGATCAGGACCAGCAGACCATGATTGTTATCCCTGCCCTGTTTGCTTCCTGACACGTCCACCACCGCGGCCCGTCGATTGATGCCGATCTGGGGGGCTGCGACGCCGACGGAGTGTCCCGCCGCAACCATGGTGTCGACCAGATCCTGGACCAGGCTGTCCGTTGCCTCATCGAAGATCTCCACCGGCTCGGAGGGGGTCTTGAGCAGCGGATCCGGGTAAATAAGGATGTCCCTGACCGCCATTGCTAGAACTCCACGGGAGTGATGTCCCGTACCGAGATATCGACCTTCAACCTGTCTTTCAGGTCGTTCAGGACTGCGGAGATCTCTTCCAGAGTCATTCCGGAAGGCAGCACGGCTTCGATCATCATCACGTAGACGGGCCGTTCGGAAGGGCCGATCAGCTTGGTGTTGAGATCGGTGATGTTGATCTTCCGGTTGCCGAGTTCTCGGGCCACGGGATAGACGATTCCCGGTTTGTCCGAACCGTATACGGAGATCAGGCAGATCTCCCCGCTGAGTTTCTGTGCTGCCTCGCCGCCGGGCTTCAAGGTACGCAAAAACACCGACAGGTCGTGTTTTTCCAGAGGATCGAAAGCTTGGCCGAAGCTCTCTCTGCCGGTATACTCGGGATGAGAAATAATCAGAATCATGGCGAATTGCCCACCGAGAATTGAACAGCTCGAGTCGGCGATATTGCAGCCGAGGCGGTAGAGAATCTCGGTGACCTCGGCGACGATGCCCGGGCGGTCCCGGCCGATGATGGTCAGGGCGAAATGGTTCATGACGGGCTCCTGGTGGCAAGAGTGTTATCGGGGGGCGTGGTCGAAAGTCTTTTCGATGCCTCTGCGCAGAGTGTATAACAATTCCGGCTTTCTAGCACGAACGGGCCAAAATTGCCAGAAATCCAATTATATGGTCAAGAACGCAAGAATGGAGAACATCAGATGTTTCAGCAAAAGGATCTTGAAATCGGTTTTTTCCGGTCATCCGGCCCTGGAGGTCAGAAAAAGAACAAGACGGAAACGGCGGTGCGTATCCGGCATCTGCCGACCGGCATCACGGTAACGGCCACTGAGTCCCGTTCCCGGAAAATGAATCTGGAGCGGGCCCTTGGTCGGCTGCGGGCCAGGCTGAAGGCTTTGCACAAAAAGCCGGTCCTGAGAATTTCCACCCGGCCAAGCCAGGCTTCCCGGGAACAGCGGCTGGCGGCCAAGCATCGCAGGGCGGATGTCAAACGAGGACGTCGCGGCGATATCTTGGATGAATAGCTGCCTGAGCTGTCCAAAAAAACAATGCATGGTACGGAAATTATTTAAAAAACTGATAGGATGAAAGCCACATGATCCAAAAAATCGGAAGGCGGATAAATTGAAAGCCTTGCGAGGGATCGCTTCAAAAAACAGAAAGAAGTGCAACTGGAGATACGAGTCGAATGACCGGAACTTTTGTGGAAATTGCCGCTATCCTGGGTCTGGCGACAGTGATTGGGATCGTCGGGCAGAAACTGCGGCAGCCCTTGATTATCATGTTTCTGGTGACGGGTATTCTGGCCGGTCCCTCGGTTTTCGGAATCATCCAGAGTTATGAGCAGATTGAGCTTCTGGCCCACATGGGCATAGCCCTCCTGCTGTTCATTGTTGGACTCAAACTCGATCTGCATCTGATTCGAACCACCGGACCTGTCGCTCTGGCGACCGGTCTCGGTCAGATCGTGTTTACTTCGCTGATCGGATTCGTCATCGCCGTGGTTGTCGGGATGTCATATCTGACCGCAGCCTATGTTTCGGTGGCTCTCACCTTTTCCAGCACCATCATCATCGTCAAGCTCCTGTCCGACAAAAAAGAGATCGACTCTCTCCATGGTCAGATTGCTCTCGGCTTTCTGATTGTTCAGGATATCGCCGCCATCCTGGCTCTGGTCGTTTTGACCACCTTTGGAACGACCGTTGCCGGGGAGGCACCCGGATATCTCTCCTTTCTGATCATCGGCGCCAAGGGCCTGGGATTGCTGGTTGTCGTCGCCCTGCTGATGAAATATGTCATCCCGTACCTGACCCAACGTCTTGCCCATTCGCTGGAGCTGTTGACTCTTTTCGCAATCGCATGGGCGGTTCTGCTCGGGGCCGGCAGTGATCTGTTGGGATTCAGCAAGGAGGTTGGGGCATTTCTGGCCGGCATCTCTCTGGCATCCACCACCTTCCGGGAATCCATAGGATCGCGCCTGACCACCCTGAGAGACTTTCTGCTGCTGTTTTTCTTTATCGACCTCGGATCGCGCCTGGAATGGTCGATGGTGGGCTCGCAGTTGGGTGCATCTCTGGTTTTTTCCATCTTTGTGCTCATCGGCAATCCGCTGATTGTCCTGATCATCATGGGATTGATGGGCTACCGCCGGCGCACCGGTTTTCTTGCCGGGCTGACCGTGGCTCAAATCAGCGAGTTTTCGCTGATCGTGGCCGCCCTCGGATTAAGCATCGGCCATATTACGGAGGAGACGGTCGGGCTGATCACCCTGGTGGGAGTGGTGACCATTTTTCTGTCCACCTACATGATCCTCTATTCCGACCCGCTTTACCGTTTCCTGGCCGATCCTCTGAGGATCTTCGAAAGGCGCAATCCTTATCGGGAAGCCGCCATCGATACCCCTCAGGGGACGGGAGCGGTCGATGTCCTCCTGATGGGACTGGGAAATTACGGCAGCGGACTGCTTGAACACCTCCTAAGGCGGGAAAAAAGGGTGGTCGGGTTCGACTTCGATCCAATGGCTCTGGAAAAATGGCGCAAGCGAGGCGTGCCGGTCATTTATGGAGACATGGCGGACCCGGACATGCCCGAACACTTGCCGCTGAACCGGGCGCGGTGGGTCATCAGCACCGTGCGTTCCAAGGAGATGAACCTGGCGCTTATCCGCAATCTCGAGAAAGAGGGCTATGCCGGAAAAGTGGCTTTGACCGCGATCAACCGGCAGGAAGCCGCCGAATTCGAAAAGGCGGGTGCCCACCTGGTGTTTCTGCCTTTTCGAGACGCAACGGAACAGGCGGCCGACGCCCTCACCTATGCCATGGATTTTTTGCCGGAAGACATCGATTTGCCGATCTCGTTTCTCGAGGTGCGGATTCGGTCTGATGCATCGGCGGCCGGCAAGACCGTGCGCGAACTCCCTCTGTCGACATCCGGCGTATCGGTCCTTGCCGTCAGCCGGGGAGGCCGCGCCTATTATGAGCCGGATTCGGAATTCAGGATTTTTCCGGCCGACCGCCTGCTCCTCATGGGGCATCCGGCCGGGCTGAAAGAGGCGGAGCACATGCTCAATCAGCCTGACAAGGAACAACAGGAAGATGCTGACCGGTTTGAAATAGCGGAAATCAAGGTGTCTGAAGGATCGGCGCTTTCAGGCAAATCCCTGGAAGAACTGCAGTTCCGGCAAAGATTTGGCGCCACCCTGGTCAGCATCGGGAGGGACAAGGAACAGGTGACGGCAATCAGTTCCGCTGAGCGTCTGCAGGGTGGTGATCGTCTGATCGTGATTGGCAGATCAGGTGCCGTCAGGCAGTTGAAGGACCAGGCTCCCTTGTAATGGCAACTGGAGTGAACGGGTGAGGTGAGCATGAAACGTTTTAAAAACATCCTTTATGTAAACGAACCGACGGTCGGCCAGTCCTCGACTTTGGCCCGAGCATTTTCGCTGGCGGAACAGAATCAGGCCGATTTGACAATCCTGGATGTCATCCCACCCGGTTTTCTGGAGCGAATCGGTCTGTCTTCGGACGAAACGGTATCCGACGCGCGGCGGAAGGCCGTATTCGACGATCACCGGAAGGATCTGGAATCCCTGGTTCAATCCTTCAGACATAGCCCTGTCCGCCTGGATGTCCTGGTGGGAAGAACCTTCCTGGAGGTGATTCGAACTGTTTTGAAGAACGCCTGCGATCTGGTGATAAAACCGGCGGAAAACCCCACCTGGTCGCAAAGGCTGTTCGGAAGTGACGACCTGCATCTGCTGCGTAAATGCCCCTGTCCGATCTGGCTCATGAAGTCACCGGAAAAGCCGGATTATAAAACCATCCTGGCGGCTGTGGATTTTGATCCGCTGAACCCTGTGGGCTCGGACCGGGACCTCAACCGGGAAATCCTGGAACTGGCCTGCTCGCTCGCCCTTTCCAACTTTGCTTCCTTGCACCTGGTCCATGCGTGGGAACCTTTTGCGGAGAAAACAACACTGTCAAGGGCTGGCGGGTTGGGGGAGGATGTAGGGGGCTACGTTGAGAAGGAGCATGCCCAGCACAGGCAGGGGCTCTACAAGCTGGTTGCCGAGCTCCAGGGCTGGATCGGCAAAGAATCCTATGAATATCTTGCGCCCACCCTTCATCTGATCAAGGGATCACCAAAGAAAATGGTTGCGCAGGTGGCGGAAGAGCTGCAGGCGGATCTGGTGGTTATGGGAACGGTGGCGCGAACGGGGATATCGGGGCTGATCATCGGCAATACCGCAGAAGCCATCCTCGATCAGCTCCGATGCTCGGTCCTTGCCATTAAGCCGCCAGGTTTCCAGACGCCGGTCAGGGTCGATTCAGGAGCTGGAAAAGAACCGTAAATTGTCATGCCGGGGAGTGTGTGATGAGCAACCAGAAAATCTTTTTCAAATTATCCTTCATCCTCTTAACTTTTACTTCTGTAATATTCCAATCGAATTTTCTCGCGGCTGCTGAGGTCTCCCTTTCCAAAGGTCAGACCGTTTATGTTCCGGTCTATTCCAATGTCATTGCCGGCCCCAGGAAAGTACCCGTGCATCTCTCCAACACGGTGATCATACGAAACACGGACATTCACAACGAGATCCAGATTTTGCAGGCGGATTACTATGATACCAAAGGTGAGCTGATCAAAAAATATTTTACCCAGCCGGTTAAACTTGCTCCCCTTCAAACAGAATATCTGTATCTTTCAGATCGGGACGAAAAGGGCGGGGTGGGCGCAAATTTCCTTATTCGCTGGAAGGCTGCCAGGGATGTTAACGTCCCTATCATCGAATGCGTGATGGTTGGGGGCCAGGTGCATGCCTTTGTCAGTCCCTCTCAGGTTATCGAGGAAGAGACGAAATAGAGCCATGTTTTCCTGAATCATTCCGGTTTTATGATGACTCCATTTGCCGGTTTCTGATCTGAATCTTCCTGATCGTCAACCCAGCAGCGACAAGCAATAATAGCATTCCCGTCGGCAGCAGGGGGACCACCTTCAGGGCCGGCAGCAGCAGCGTCCCTGCCAGGAGTGCAAAAATCCAGACCAGGATCAGAGCTCGTGCGTAATTCCGAGGAGCGGTCGGAAGACCGGGGAACAGGTTCGCCCGTTCCAGGTCATCCCGGTTTTCCAGAGCGAACAGCCAGAAATGGGGGATCTGCCAGAGCAGCAGCAGTCCGCAAAGGAGAACCATCCGATAGTCTTCCGGACGTCCTCCGGCACTCAACCAGCCGATGGCCGGCGCCATGCTGCCACAGAGGGCCCCCGGCAGAAGAGCGAGGAAAGACCGTTTTTTCAGCGGGGTATAGAGGGCGTTATAGAAAAGAAGCGCCAGCAGACCCGCGACGGCCGCCTTCCTGTCCAGCAGCAGCAGAATGACTATTCCTCCGCTTCCTGCAATCAATCCCCAGATCAGCGCGACGAACCGATTCATGCGGCCGGAGGCCATAGGCCTCTGGCGGGTGCGCTCCATGAGGGCGTCGCTCTGTCGCTCCTGAAACTGGTTCAGGATCGAACCGGAGGCGGCCAGCAGGAAGACTCCCCATGCCAGCAGGGCCGCCCGGCTGGTCGGGAAGGCGCCGGGAGCGAGAACAAAGCCGGCCAGTGCCGCGCAGGTCACGGCGAGGGCAATGCGGACCCGGATCAACGGTGCCAGAGAGGTTGTGATGAAATTCCCCATCGTATTGCCTATGTTCCGTTACCGGTCTGTTCGGCCAGAAACTCGACCAGGGCATCCAGTTCCTCATCGGAAATCCGGCCCTGATAAGGTGGCATGACCGGAGGATAGCCCTCCACCAGATCGGCTCCCGGCTCCAGAATCGAACGGCGGAGGTAGTCCCTGTCGACTGTCAGTTCCCGTTTCCGGCCGTCGGTGGTGACGGTGACCGTGTGGCCGAACAGGCCCTTGAAAGTGGGGCCGATCATTTTCGTGCCGTCCAGGGAGTGACAGGCATTGCAGCCGTGGCGGGTCAACAGCTCCCTGCCGGGTTCCGCCTCGCCATCGGCCTCTTTCTCCGCCTTCTCCACCAGCCATCGGGAAAAACGTTCCTCGGGCAGGGCTTCCACAACGGTTATCATCGATGAATGGGCCACCCCGCAGTATTCGGCACAGAAAAGATCGTAGGTGTCCGCTCTCGGCGCTTCAAACCAGACATAAGTGGTGAAACCCGGGAGGGCGTCTTTTTTTATCCGGAATGCCGGGATGTACAGACTGTGGACCACGTCCAGCGAGGTGATGGCGAGGCGTATGGGCCGCTTCGCCGGTACCACAAGCCGATTGCTGGTCTTCCCGTTTTCATAGGTAAAGGTCCAATCCCACTTGCGGGCCGTGACCTCGATATCCAGGGCATTTTCCGGCACGTTGAGCAGGGTCAGATAGCCGTTCCAGCCGTACCAGAACATGCCGAGCACGATCAGGGTCGGGATGGTCGTCCAGGTGATTTCCAGCCAGATGTTGTACCGCGGACTGGGCTCGGCGTGGGGGTGCCGGCGCCAATGGTAGCGAACGATAAAATAGATCATGGTCGCGGTGATGCCGATCAGCAGCAGCGCGGAGATGCCGAAGATATAAAGGAAAACCTGGTCGACGGTTTCGATGGTGCTGGGTATTTGGGGGTTCACAATGTTCCCTCAACGGTAAAGGACATCGAAAAACGTTAGGCCGATAAAGATGGCCAGGGTAGCCACTACACCCAGGAAAAACATCTTGAACAGCAGGCTCTCGTATTTCAGGTGCATGAAATAGGCGCTGACCAGGGCCGCCTTGAGGGCGGCGATGCCGAGGGCCACCCAGATATTGAGGGGGCCGAAATCGAGCCTCGAGACGGTCACTGTGACAGCGGTCAATAACAGCAGCGCGATCCAGACGGCAATCAGGCCGCTGAACCCGATGACATGCCGCTCCTGTCCTTCAGTCATGCACTCCCCCATCAAAGCAGCAGATAGTACAAAGGAAAAATGAAAATCCAGACCAAATCCACCAGATGCCAGTAAAGGGCGCAATTTTCCAGCACGATGCTGTTGTCCCGGCTCATGCGATTTTTCCAGAGCAGGCCCCAGCTCCAGATCAGAAGGGCTCCGCCGACCACGACGTGGAGGCCGTGCAGTCCGGTGGTCAGATAATAAAGACCATAGAAGATGTTTTTGCCGTGTGACAGTTCCTGAAAAGGTTCGGTTCCCGGAAACAGGCCGTGAGAATATTTGGCTCGCCATTCAAACCCCTTGTTGACCAGAAAAACCGCCGCCGCCACCACCGTAAATGTCAGAAGCCCCAGGCAGAGCCGGCGCCGGGCCAGCTGCAAAGCGGTCAGGGCCATGGCGGCGGTCAGACTGCTGGTAATCAGGATCAGAGTGTTCGCTGTTCCAAGAACCAGGTCAAGATCCTTGGCGGCCTGGACAAATTCCTCAGGATAGCGGCTCAGATTGACCGCGTACAGGATGAACAGCCCGCCGAACAGCAGCAGCTCCGAAAACAGGAACAGCCACATCCCCATTCTGGCTCCGACAAGGTCACGATGGGCCACATCGTTCATGGACGCCCTGCCTTGTCGATTTCATATGGACCGTGGGTCACTACGGGAATTTTTTCAAAATTCTCCGTCGGGGGAGGCGAGGTGGTGAGCCATTCCAGTGTCGCCGCCCGCCAGGGGTTGTTGCCCACCAGGGGACCTTTACGCATGCCGCGGTACAAATTGAAGAACATCAACAGCAGGCCGGCTGCCAGAATCCAGGAGCCCACCGTCGAGATCGCATTGAGATTCTGGAATTCGGGCAGATAGTCGTAATAGCGTCTCGGCATCCCCCTCAGACCCACGATTTTCATCGAAAAATAGAGAATGTTGAACCCGATGAACAGGAGTGCCCAGGCAACGGTGGCCACTTTGTGGTTATACATCCGGCCGTAGACCTTGGGCAGCCAGTAGTGCAGCGCGCCGAAAAAGGCGAAGCCGGTGCCGCCGAACATGGTGTAATGAAAATGCCCGACCACGAAATGGGTGTCGTGAACATGAATGTTGGTGGCGGCGGAACCGAGGATCAGGCCGGTGAGCCCGCCGATGGAAAACAGGAACACGAAGGTCAGGGCATGAAGCATCGGCGGCGCCAGCGAAATGGATCCCTTGTACAGCGTCGCCACCCAGTTGAAGACCTTGACCGCCGACGGTATGGCAACCACGAAGGTCAGCAGGGAAAAGACCAGGATCGCCGTGTCGCTCATGCCGCTGACGAACATGTGATGGCCCCAGACCAGGGAACCGGCGGCGGCGATGGCCAGGCTTGCGATGGCCACGGCCCAGTAGCCGAAGATCGGTTTGCGGGCAAAGACCGGCAGGATTTCCGATACGACCCCCATGCCCGGCAGGACCATGATGTAAACTGCCGGATGGGAGTAGATCCAGAACAGATGCTGGTACATGATTGGATCGCCGCCCCGTGCCGGATCGAACAACCCCAGGCCGATGATGCGCTCGACCAGAATCAGGACCAGGGTGATGCCGAGAATCGGGGTGGCCAGGATCTGCACCCAGGCGGTGGAGTACAGGGCCCAAAGGAACAGTGTCAGGCGGGACCAGCCGAGGCCCGGAGCTCGCAGGCGGTGAATGGTGGTGACGAAGTTGATGCCCGTGAGAATCGAGGAAAAGCCGATGATGAATACGGCGAAAACCGCCAGGGAGACGTTGGTCGGAGTTTCGGCACTGAAGGGCAGGTAGAAGGTCCATCCGGTGTCGGGCGGCCCGCTGCCGCTGAACAGGGAGGCGATGGCCAATCCCGCGCCGAGAATGTAGAGCCACCAGGAAAGGAGGTTCAGACGGGGAAACGCCACATCCCGGGCGCCGATCTGCAATGGCAGCATAAGGTT
The genomic region above belongs to Syntrophotaleaceae bacterium and contains:
- a CDS encoding universal stress protein; the encoded protein is MKRFKNILYVNEPTVGQSSTLARAFSLAEQNQADLTILDVIPPGFLERIGLSSDETVSDARRKAVFDDHRKDLESLVQSFRHSPVRLDVLVGRTFLEVIRTVLKNACDLVIKPAENPTWSQRLFGSDDLHLLRKCPCPIWLMKSPEKPDYKTILAAVDFDPLNPVGSDRDLNREILELACSLALSNFASLHLVHAWEPFAEKTTLSRAGGLGEDVGGYVEKEHAQHRQGLYKLVAELQGWIGKESYEYLAPTLHLIKGSPKKMVAQVAEELQADLVVMGTVARTGISGLIIGNTAEAILDQLRCSVLAIKPPGFQTPVRVDSGAGKEP
- the def gene encoding peptide deformylase is translated as MAVRDILIYPDPLLKTPSEPVEIFDEATDSLVQDLVDTMVAAGHSVGVAAPQIGINRRAAVVDVSGSKQGRDNNHGLLVLINPEILEKAGSRTLREGCMSVPDYTGNVTRAEEILVQFFDRRGQLQVIRATGFEAIAIQHEIDHLDGFLFLDRVSSLKSDIFRRKR
- a CDS encoding peptide chain release factor-like protein, giving the protein MFQQKDLEIGFFRSSGPGGQKKNKTETAVRIRHLPTGITVTATESRSRKMNLERALGRLRARLKALHKKPVLRISTRPSQASREQRLAAKHRRADVKRGRRGDILDE
- a CDS encoding cbb3-type cytochrome c oxidase subunit I, with the translated sequence MSTIANKGFLAPSGRQPALFDWIFSTDHKRIGLLYLYSVIAFFLVGATLGVLMRLELIAPGPTIVTAQTYNVIFTLHGVIMIFLFIIPGLPGAFGNLMLPLQIGARDVAFPRLNLLSWWLYILGAGLAIASLFSGSGPPDTGWTFYLPFSAETPTNVSLAVFAVFIIGFSSILTGINFVTTIHRLRAPGLGWSRLTLFLWALYSTAWVQILATPILGITLVLILVERIIGLGLFDPARGGDPIMYQHLFWIYSHPAVYIMVLPGMGVVSEILPVFARKPIFGYWAVAIASLAIAAAGSLVWGHHMFVSGMSDTAILVFSLLTFVVAIPSAVKVFNWVATLYKGSISLAPPMLHALTFVFLFSIGGLTGLILGSAATNIHVHDTHFVVGHFHYTMFGGTGFAFFGALHYWLPKVYGRMYNHKVATVAWALLFIGFNILYFSMKIVGLRGMPRRYYDYLPEFQNLNAISTVGSWILAAGLLLMFFNLYRGMRKGPLVGNNPWRAATLEWLTTSPPPTENFEKIPVVTHGPYEIDKAGRP
- a CDS encoding cytochrome c oxidase subunit 3 translates to MNDVAHRDLVGARMGMWLFLFSELLLFGGLFILYAVNLSRYPEEFVQAAKDLDLVLGTANTLILITSSLTAAMALTALQLARRRLCLGLLTFTVVAAAVFLVNKGFEWRAKYSHGLFPGTEPFQELSHGKNIFYGLYYLTTGLHGLHVVVGGALLIWSWGLLWKNRMSRDNSIVLENCALYWHLVDLVWIFIFPLYYLLL
- a CDS encoding cation:proton antiporter; this encodes MTGTFVEIAAILGLATVIGIVGQKLRQPLIIMFLVTGILAGPSVFGIIQSYEQIELLAHMGIALLLFIVGLKLDLHLIRTTGPVALATGLGQIVFTSLIGFVIAVVVGMSYLTAAYVSVALTFSSTIIIVKLLSDKKEIDSLHGQIALGFLIVQDIAAILALVVLTTFGTTVAGEAPGYLSFLIIGAKGLGLLVVVALLMKYVIPYLTQRLAHSLELLTLFAIAWAVLLGAGSDLLGFSKEVGAFLAGISLASTTFRESIGSRLTTLRDFLLLFFFIDLGSRLEWSMVGSQLGASLVFSIFVLIGNPLIVLIIMGLMGYRRRTGFLAGLTVAQISEFSLIVAALGLSIGHITEETVGLITLVGVVTIFLSTYMILYSDPLYRFLADPLRIFERRNPYREAAIDTPQGTGAVDVLLMGLGNYGSGLLEHLLRREKRVVGFDFDPMALEKWRKRGVPVIYGDMADPDMPEHLPLNRARWVISTVRSKEMNLALIRNLEKEGYAGKVALTAINRQEAAEFEKAGAHLVFLPFRDATEQAADALTYAMDFLPEDIDLPISFLEVRIRSDASAAGKTVRELPLSTSGVSVLAVSRGGRAYYEPDSEFRIFPADRLLLMGHPAGLKEAEHMLNQPDKEQQEDADRFEIAEIKVSEGSALSGKSLEELQFRQRFGATLVSIGRDKEQVTAISSAERLQGGDRLIVIGRSGAVRQLKDQAPL
- a CDS encoding ACT domain-containing protein — encoded protein: MNHFALTIIGRDRPGIVAEVTEILYRLGCNIADSSCSILGGQFAMILIISHPEYTGRESFGQAFDPLEKHDLSVFLRTLKPGGEAAQKLSGEICLISVYGSDKPGIVYPVARELGNRKINITDLNTKLIGPSERPVYVMMIEAVLPSGMTLEEISAVLNDLKDRLKVDISVRDITPVEF
- a CDS encoding UbiA family prenyltransferase — protein: MGNFITTSLAPLIRVRIALAVTCAALAGFVLAPGAFPTSRAALLAWGVFLLAASGSILNQFQERQSDALMERTRQRPMASGRMNRFVALIWGLIAGSGGIVILLLLDRKAAVAGLLALLFYNALYTPLKKRSFLALLPGALCGSMAPAIGWLSAGGRPEDYRMVLLCGLLLLWQIPHFWLFALENRDDLERANLFPGLPTAPRNYARALILVWIFALLAGTLLLPALKVVPLLPTGMLLLLVAAGLTIRKIQIRNRQMESS
- a CDS encoding mercuric reductase, which encodes MQPEAFILPGNDNDRALLENIHPQGWQNPKPAKCYNLVVIGGGPAGLVASRTAAELGAKVALVESNLLGGDCLNLGCVPSKTLIGCARAAHNVRSAKLFGVTDNDQKPEFTKVMERMQIVRAGLSVNDSAHLLSRELGIDLFFGQGLFRGPDTIEVDQSLLRFKKAAICTGARAAVPSIPGLDETGFLTSETVFSLTALPRRLAVIGAGAIGCELAQVFSRLGSAVTLLEPGPRLLPREDRDASEVVQRAFEAEGIRLLFHSRISRVFAREGEKAVLYSRNGGESELAVDAILVAVGRAPNLNNLHLEKAGVHYHPRSGIKVDACLRTSNRKIFAAGDVCSIYKFTHTAEAQARTLVANALLPMQRRSLNNVISWCTYTSPELAHAGLYEQEAQARGIEVTTLTVPMSAVDRAWMDGETEGFARVLLKKGTDRILGATIVSRHAGEMIGELTLAINRGLGLKAIGHTLHPYPTQSAVIKKLADAYLRSRLKPWLKNVLRAWMRWQNR
- the coxB gene encoding cytochrome c oxidase subunit II; translation: MNPQIPSTIETVDQVFLYIFGISALLLIGITATMIYFIVRYHWRRHPHAEPSPRYNIWLEITWTTIPTLIVLGMFWYGWNGYLTLLNVPENALDIEVTARKWDWTFTYENGKTSNRLVVPAKRPIRLAITSLDVVHSLYIPAFRIKKDALPGFTTYVWFEAPRADTYDLFCAEYCGVAHSSMITVVEALPEERFSRWLVEKAEKEADGEAEPGRELLTRHGCNACHSLDGTKMIGPTFKGLFGHTVTVTTDGRKRELTVDRDYLRRSILEPGADLVEGYPPVMPPYQGRISDEELDALVEFLAEQTGNGT
- a CDS encoding cytochrome C oxidase subunit IV family protein → MTEGQERHVIGFSGLIAVWIALLLLTAVTVTVSRLDFGPLNIWVALGIAALKAALVSAYFMHLKYESLLFKMFFLGVVATLAIFIGLTFFDVLYR
- a CDS encoding DUF3124 domain-containing protein, which codes for MSNQKIFFKLSFILLTFTSVIFQSNFLAAAEVSLSKGQTVYVPVYSNVIAGPRKVPVHLSNTVIIRNTDIHNEIQILQADYYDTKGELIKKYFTQPVKLAPLQTEYLYLSDRDEKGGVGANFLIRWKAARDVNVPIIECVMVGGQVHAFVSPSQVIEEETK